In Deinococcus maricopensis DSM 21211, one genomic interval encodes:
- a CDS encoding DinB family protein, whose product MDLLDRLLGHDTWTTARLLAQSHTLTDAQLDQPFEIGWGTVRRTFAHVIDNMETWVDLMRGGPLRVLPEPAAQWETLEALEARLRVVAPELAALARAVQADGRWDEQWTDFLDDPPVRKTFGGGIAHVLTHSMHHRAQLIHMLRRLGVRDVVEGDALSWEAAAPQGTHEGSHP is encoded by the coding sequence ATGGACCTGCTCGATCGCCTGCTCGGGCATGACACCTGGACGACCGCGCGGCTGCTCGCTCAGAGCCACACGCTCACAGATGCACAACTTGATCAACCGTTCGAGATCGGGTGGGGAACCGTCCGACGCACGTTCGCGCACGTGATTGACAACATGGAGACGTGGGTGGACCTGATGCGCGGTGGGCCGCTGCGTGTCCTGCCGGAGCCGGCCGCGCAGTGGGAAACCCTGGAGGCGCTGGAGGCGCGTCTGCGGGTGGTCGCGCCGGAACTGGCCGCGCTCGCGCGTGCCGTGCAGGCCGATGGCCGCTGGGACGAGCAATGGACGGATTTTCTGGATGACCCGCCGGTGCGCAAGACGTTTGGTGGTGGCATCGCGCACGTGCTGACGCACTCCATGCATCACCGGGCACAACTGATTCATATGTTGCGTCGTCTGGGCGTGCGGGATGTGGTTGAAGGCGATGCGTTGAGCTGGGAGGCGGCGGCCCCGCAGGGCACACATGAGGGATCTCATCCCTGA
- a CDS encoding VanZ family protein, with the protein MNAWGALAVVWAAGIAYFSQQSQPLGVSVPHPWDKVAHLTEYSVLAFLLARASGRWALACALTAWWGALDEVHQAFVPGREAGIQDWWFDLAGGVLGGWLGRRNRGGAPDAPPPPATFSDA; encoded by the coding sequence ATGAACGCCTGGGGCGCCCTGGCGGTCGTGTGGGCAGCGGGCATCGCGTACTTCAGTCAGCAGAGCCAGCCGCTCGGCGTGAGCGTCCCGCACCCGTGGGACAAGGTCGCGCACCTCACGGAGTACAGCGTGCTGGCGTTCCTGCTGGCGCGCGCGTCGGGCCGCTGGGCGCTCGCGTGCGCACTGACGGCGTGGTGGGGCGCGCTCGACGAGGTGCATCAGGCGTTCGTGCCGGGCCGCGAGGCGGGCATTCAGGACTGGTGGTTTGACCTGGCGGGCGGCGTGCTGGGCGGGTGGCTGGGCCGCCGGAACCGGGGCGGCGCACCAGACGCGCCGCCCCCCCCGGCGACCTTCTCGGACGCCTGA
- a CDS encoding VOC family protein: MGMTAHAHTNATPEPLNFPLDHVAIATPDLDTGSAPYRAIGLTPEGPDEDVDTQGVRVRAFMAGGTLIELLAPTRDDSPIAAHLARRGPGLHHIALRVLDLDAEMARLRAQGAPFLNDEPRPGRAGTRVAFLHPKWGAGTLIELVEHPA; the protein is encoded by the coding sequence ATGGGCATGACGGCGCACGCCCACACGAACGCCACGCCCGAGCCCCTGAACTTCCCGCTGGATCACGTGGCCATCGCCACGCCCGACCTCGACACCGGCAGCGCCCCGTACCGCGCGATCGGGCTCACGCCCGAAGGTCCGGATGAGGACGTGGACACCCAGGGCGTCCGCGTGCGCGCGTTCATGGCGGGCGGCACCTTGATCGAACTGCTCGCGCCCACGCGCGACGACAGCCCCATCGCCGCGCACCTCGCGCGGCGCGGCCCGGGCCTGCACCACATCGCGCTGCGCGTCCTGGACCTGGACGCCGAAATGGCCCGGCTGCGCGCGCAGGGCGCGCCGTTCCTGAATGACGAGCCCCGCCCGGGCCGTGCCGGCACCCGCGTGGCGTTCCTGCACCCGAAGTGGGGCGCGGGGACGCTCATCGAACTGGTGGAGCACCCCGCATGA